The following proteins come from a genomic window of Bradyrhizobium paxllaeri:
- a CDS encoding MFS transporter, which translates to MTVQPTPKGAWTITFLLFLFMLVNFADKIVVGLAGAPIMDELKLSPEQFGFLGSSFFFLFSISAIVVGFIVNRVDTRWVLLVMAIIWSISQFPMVGTVSFTTLVICRIILGAGEGPAFAVAAHAIYKWFPDEKRTLPTAILSQGSAFGVILAVPALNWIIVNHSWHYAFGALGVVGLMWVAAWLVLGKEGPLVQTVQTATTDPRVAYFQLLTSRTFIGCCAATFGAYWALSLGLTWFTPFIVKGLGFSQKDAGWISVLPWVFGATIVLLTGWISQVMLARGFTTRVSRGVLGSVPLIVGGLILAVLPLINGAGLQIALLVIGSGLCGSIYVVCPPMLGEFTPVQQRGAVLAIYGAIYTLAGMIAPFVMGAVIQNAAVPLDGYMAGFTINAVIMAASGLLGLLLLWPNTERARLMAQAAAQPKFA; encoded by the coding sequence ATGACCGTGCAGCCGACACCCAAGGGCGCCTGGACAATCACCTTCCTGCTGTTTCTGTTCATGCTGGTGAACTTCGCCGACAAGATCGTGGTTGGTCTCGCCGGCGCGCCGATCATGGACGAGCTGAAACTGTCGCCGGAGCAGTTCGGTTTCCTCGGCTCCTCGTTCTTCTTCCTGTTTTCGATCTCGGCCATCGTCGTCGGCTTCATCGTCAACCGCGTCGACACCCGCTGGGTGCTGCTCGTGATGGCCATCATCTGGTCGATATCGCAATTTCCCATGGTCGGCACTGTCAGCTTCACGACGCTCGTCATCTGCCGCATCATCCTCGGCGCCGGCGAGGGGCCGGCATTCGCCGTGGCGGCGCATGCGATCTACAAATGGTTTCCCGACGAGAAGCGGACGCTGCCGACCGCCATCCTCTCGCAGGGCTCGGCGTTCGGCGTGATCCTCGCGGTGCCCGCGCTGAACTGGATCATCGTCAATCATAGCTGGCACTACGCGTTCGGCGCGCTCGGCGTGGTCGGCCTGATGTGGGTGGCGGCGTGGCTGGTGCTGGGCAAGGAAGGCCCGCTGGTGCAGACGGTCCAGACGGCCACGACGGATCCGCGCGTTGCCTATTTCCAGCTCCTGACCTCACGAACCTTCATCGGCTGCTGCGCCGCGACCTTCGGCGCCTATTGGGCGCTGTCGCTCGGCCTGACCTGGTTCACGCCGTTCATCGTCAAGGGGCTGGGCTTCTCGCAGAAGGATGCGGGCTGGATTTCAGTTTTGCCCTGGGTATTCGGCGCGACCATCGTGCTGCTGACAGGCTGGATCTCGCAGGTGATGCTGGCGCGCGGCTTCACGACGCGCGTCTCCCGCGGCGTGCTCGGCTCGGTGCCGCTGATCGTCGGTGGCCTGATCCTTGCCGTGCTGCCGCTGATCAACGGCGCGGGGTTGCAGATCGCGCTGCTCGTGATCGGCTCCGGGCTGTGCGGATCGATCTATGTGGTTTGCCCGCCGATGCTCGGCGAATTCACGCCGGTGCAGCAGCGCGGCGCCGTGCTCGCGATCTACGGCGCAATCTACACGCTGGCGGGAATGATCGCGCCGTTCGTGATGGGCGCCGTGATCCAGAATGCGGCGGTGCCGCTCGACGGTTACATGGCCGGCTTCACCATCAACGCCGTGATCATGGCGGCTTCAGGCCTGCTTGGGCTGCTGCTGCTCTGGCCGAACACGGAACGCGCAAGGCTGATGGCGCAGGCCGCCGCACAGCCGAAGTTTGCGTGA
- a CDS encoding DUF6925 family protein has protein sequence MSAAAIDLLRREIANPDTQWSLGTFGAIAEFSRDQGEPVRLVQSDEAVSAVTPRGGIALKPVAGTRAFPSEGITKTGWNQRVALVLPADHCAMSRRTVLTEIGTDREALRAEDRRSILFDLGLGALQADFCVRIANPDLAARLRELTGRAVFAADNPAMALILAANPHRVFISRLGRIEVYQTIPPPSGKSPEGPHTHVLPKLLNSGRTHPATEPVPEGMVPCAHLYPPHPARDGLGEARPFDVTHHRAFQAMLAVCGDPETLAVKQRVIDAVLTGEPPSAIASGRHGRTSIRIALRQMKSQGYASTALDAWLASFDLGSPDEQDDAAELHRHD, from the coding sequence ATGAGTGCCGCCGCCATCGATCTTCTGCGGCGGGAAATAGCCAATCCCGATACGCAATGGAGCCTCGGCACTTTCGGCGCCATCGCCGAGTTTTCGCGCGATCAGGGCGAACCAGTGCGCCTCGTCCAGTCGGACGAAGCTGTTTCCGCGGTGACCCCGCGCGGTGGTATCGCGCTGAAACCCGTTGCCGGTACCCGCGCCTTTCCCTCGGAGGGCATCACCAAGACCGGCTGGAATCAGCGGGTCGCGCTGGTGCTGCCCGCGGACCATTGCGCAATGAGCCGGCGCACCGTGCTGACGGAGATCGGCACCGATCGCGAGGCGCTGCGCGCCGAGGATCGCCGATCCATCCTGTTCGACCTCGGTCTCGGCGCGTTGCAGGCCGACTTCTGCGTCCGCATTGCCAACCCCGATCTCGCCGCGCGGCTGCGCGAACTCACGGGCCGCGCCGTGTTCGCAGCCGATAATCCGGCGATGGCGCTGATACTCGCGGCCAATCCGCATCGCGTCTTCATCAGCCGGCTCGGGCGCATCGAGGTCTATCAGACGATCCCGCCGCCATCGGGCAAGAGCCCGGAGGGGCCTCACACGCATGTGCTGCCAAAGCTGTTGAACAGCGGCCGCACCCATCCGGCAACCGAGCCGGTGCCTGAAGGCATGGTCCCCTGCGCGCATCTCTATCCTCCGCATCCGGCGCGCGATGGGCTGGGCGAGGCCCGGCCGTTCGACGTCACGCATCATCGCGCGTTTCAGGCGATGCTGGCTGTGTGCGGCGATCCCGAAACATTGGCGGTCAAACAGCGTGTGATCGATGCAGTGCTTACCGGCGAGCCGCCTTCGGCGATCGCCTCTGGTCGTCACGGCCGAACCAGCATCCGCATCGCCTTGCGGCAGATGAAATCGCAAGGATATGCATCAACGGCGCTGGACGCCTGGCTTGCCAGCTTCGACCTAGGCAGCCCGGACGAACAGGATGATGCAGCGGAACTGCACAGGCATGATTGA
- a CDS encoding N-acyl-D-amino-acid deacylase family protein, with protein MTSTPDLVIRGGTIADGKGGDLFEADVAISGGRITEVGKVAAKGKEEIDAKGKLVAPGFVDIHTHYDGQVTWSQDITPSSQNGVTTAIMGNCGVGFAPCRPADHVRLIQLMEGVEDIPEPVLSAGIPWAWESFPDYMDWLSKRSFDMDIGAQLPHAALRVYVMGERGARRDPATPEDNKAMAALAGDAVRSGALGFSTSRTLNHRTSTGDYTPTLKAGEDELTAIAAAMHGVGRSVLQFVLDQSTVHEDLPMMLRVAENTRCPISFSVAQADKAPRRWRQTMDTINEAAARGLSITTQIAARPVGLLLGLELSRNPFQTHPSYRAIANLPLAERLTHLRRAEVRAAILSETATATDDPLFFRPNYDKMYLLGNPPDYEQPPENALGPQARRQGRQPEELAYEAMLTDDGRGMLYVPFLNYADGNLDAVHEMLREPSAVPGLSDGGAHCGIICDASFPTYLLTHWTRDRSRGEKLSIPFVVAAQSRKTALSVGLYDRGVIAPGFKADVNVIDYDRLHLHPPKVHYDLPVGGRRLMQQVDGYDATIVSGVVTQRGGKATGTRPGKLVRGAQGSKPQMDAAAS; from the coding sequence ATGACCTCGACCCCCGACCTCGTGATCCGCGGCGGCACCATTGCCGATGGCAAGGGTGGCGATTTGTTCGAAGCGGATGTTGCCATCTCGGGTGGCCGCATCACCGAAGTCGGCAAAGTCGCCGCCAAGGGCAAGGAAGAGATCGACGCCAAAGGCAAACTGGTCGCGCCCGGCTTCGTCGACATCCACACCCATTATGACGGGCAGGTCACCTGGAGCCAGGACATCACGCCCTCGTCGCAGAACGGCGTGACGACCGCGATCATGGGCAATTGCGGCGTCGGCTTTGCGCCGTGCCGTCCGGCCGATCACGTCAGGCTGATTCAATTGATGGAAGGCGTCGAGGACATCCCCGAGCCGGTACTGAGCGCCGGCATTCCCTGGGCGTGGGAAAGCTTTCCGGATTACATGGACTGGCTGTCCAAACGAAGTTTCGACATGGATATCGGCGCGCAACTGCCGCACGCGGCGCTACGCGTTTATGTAATGGGTGAGCGCGGCGCACGGCGCGATCCCGCAACGCCCGAGGACAATAAGGCGATGGCGGCGCTCGCCGGGGACGCCGTGCGATCAGGCGCATTGGGATTCTCGACCTCGCGCACCCTCAACCACCGCACCTCGACCGGCGACTACACGCCGACGCTGAAGGCGGGCGAAGATGAATTGACTGCGATCGCCGCCGCGATGCATGGCGTCGGCCGCAGCGTGCTTCAGTTCGTGCTCGACCAGAGCACCGTGCACGAAGACCTGCCGATGATGCTGCGGGTCGCCGAAAATACCAGATGTCCGATCTCGTTTTCCGTCGCCCAGGCGGACAAGGCGCCGCGGCGCTGGCGGCAGACGATGGACACCATCAATGAAGCCGCCGCTCGCGGCCTCTCGATCACCACCCAGATCGCCGCGCGGCCCGTGGGGTTGCTGCTTGGGCTGGAATTGTCACGCAACCCGTTCCAGACCCATCCGAGCTACCGCGCGATCGCCAACCTGCCGCTGGCGGAGCGGCTCACGCATTTGCGCCGGGCGGAAGTACGCGCCGCCATCCTGAGCGAGACGGCGACGGCAACCGACGATCCGCTGTTCTTCCGCCCGAACTACGACAAGATGTATCTACTGGGTAATCCCCCTGATTACGAGCAGCCGCCGGAAAATGCGCTCGGCCCGCAAGCCCGCCGGCAGGGCCGACAGCCGGAAGAACTTGCCTATGAGGCGATGCTGACGGACGACGGCCGCGGCATGCTCTATGTGCCGTTCCTCAATTATGCCGACGGCAATCTCGATGCCGTGCATGAGATGCTGCGCGAGCCCAGCGCCGTGCCGGGCCTTTCCGACGGCGGCGCGCATTGCGGCATCATCTGCGACGCCAGCTTCCCGACCTACCTTTTGACGCACTGGACGCGCGACCGCAGCCGCGGCGAAAAACTCTCGATCCCGTTCGTGGTCGCCGCGCAGTCACGCAAGACCGCGCTCTCGGTCGGCCTCTACGACCGCGGCGTGATCGCGCCCGGCTTCAAGGCCGACGTCAACGTGATCGACTATGACCGCCTGCATCTGCATCCGCCGAAGGTGCATTACGACCTCCCCGTCGGCGGCCGCCGCCTGATGCAGCAAGTGGATGGCTATGATGCCACCATTGTCTCCGGCGTGGTGACGCAGCGCGGCGGCAAGGCCACCGGCACCCGTCCGGGCAAACTGGTGCGCGGCGCGCAAGGTTCAAAGCCGCAGATGGATGCGGCGGCGAGTTAG
- a CDS encoding ABC transporter ATP-binding protein — protein sequence MTNGNPSVPGPVLHVTGLTKSYRAAGEEIAVLRGVNLIVAAGESVALTGESGSGKSTLLHLIAGLDAADGGEIRLADASVSELSDAGRAELRRDRLGLVFQQFNLIPSLTVEDNLVFQSRIAGRHDAAWHHELVERLGLGRFLKRYPEQLSGGQQQRVAIGRALATKPLLLLADEPTGNLDEDTADEVLALARDLVTRSGCGFLMVTHSARLAATLDRQVNLHAGVIA from the coding sequence ATGACCAACGGCAATCCCAGTGTGCCCGGTCCCGTGCTTCACGTGACCGGCCTGACCAAGAGCTACCGCGCGGCCGGCGAAGAGATCGCGGTGCTGCGCGGAGTGAATCTTATAGTCGCGGCCGGCGAGAGCGTGGCGCTGACCGGAGAATCCGGCAGCGGCAAAAGCACGCTCCTGCATTTGATCGCGGGCCTCGATGCCGCCGATGGCGGCGAGATCAGGCTGGCCGACGCGTCCGTCTCCGAGCTCAGCGATGCCGGCCGGGCGGAATTGCGCCGTGACCGGCTCGGCCTCGTGTTTCAGCAATTCAACCTGATTCCGAGTCTCACGGTGGAAGACAATCTCGTTTTCCAGTCGCGCATCGCCGGCCGTCATGATGCGGCCTGGCACCACGAACTGGTGGAGCGGCTCGGGCTCGGTCGTTTTCTGAAACGCTATCCCGAACAATTGTCCGGCGGCCAGCAGCAGCGTGTCGCGATCGGCCGCGCGCTGGCGACAAAACCGCTGCTGCTGCTCGCGGACGAGCCGACCGGCAATCTCGACGAGGACACCGCGGACGAGGTGCTGGCGCTGGCACGCGATCTGGTGACGCGCAGCGGCTGCGGGTTTCTGATGGTGACGCACAGCGCGCGGCTCGCCGCAACGCTCGACCGGCAGGTCAACCTTCATGCCGGGGTGATCGCGTGA
- a CDS encoding MFS transporter, translating into MVDILAAPQRAKADSSLRTLAAISVAHWVSHFHLFVLPMLFPFLKAQLGVGYIELGFALTVFGVVSGLTQAPIGYLADHIGARKVLLIGLTVGGLALIMLGLHLSYASLIVCAALLGLANSVYHPCDYAILSTHMDTRRMGRAFSIHTFAGFLGGAVAPAIVAALVAAFGGLGALIVAGAVGPAVALLLIAVKIPDASSADRKADGAPATQQSIVTPTLIVLTIFFMLLGLSNAAISNFGVVALMSGYGVTFSAANIALTAFLGASAAGVLAGGYLADRTKRHGNVAAACFAINAVIITIIAVTNLPPVVLTAAMGLAGFLGGVIAPSRDMLVRNAAPAGAAGRAFGIVSTGFNFSGILSPLLFGWIMDQHLPHWVFGASVAFMVLTVLLALVTDRKPAEPAKA; encoded by the coding sequence ATGGTCGATATTCTGGCCGCACCGCAACGGGCCAAGGCGGATAGTTCGCTGCGCACGCTCGCAGCGATTTCGGTCGCCCATTGGGTCAGCCATTTTCATCTGTTCGTGCTGCCGATGCTGTTTCCGTTCCTCAAAGCGCAGCTCGGCGTCGGCTATATCGAGCTCGGTTTCGCACTGACCGTGTTCGGCGTCGTCTCCGGCCTGACGCAGGCCCCGATCGGCTATCTCGCCGACCATATCGGCGCGCGAAAGGTTTTGCTGATCGGCCTCACCGTCGGTGGCCTGGCGCTGATCATGCTCGGCCTGCACCTGAGCTACGCCTCGCTGATCGTCTGCGCCGCCCTGCTCGGCCTCGCCAACAGCGTCTATCACCCCTGCGACTACGCGATCCTGTCGACACATATGGATACACGGCGGATGGGCCGCGCCTTCTCGATCCACACCTTTGCGGGTTTCCTTGGCGGCGCGGTGGCTCCCGCAATCGTGGCCGCGCTGGTGGCAGCCTTCGGCGGCCTTGGCGCGCTGATCGTCGCCGGCGCGGTCGGCCCGGCGGTGGCGCTGCTATTGATCGCCGTGAAGATTCCCGATGCGAGTTCGGCCGATCGCAAGGCCGATGGCGCACCGGCGACGCAGCAGAGCATCGTGACGCCGACCCTGATCGTGCTGACGATCTTCTTCATGCTGCTTGGTCTGTCCAATGCCGCCATCAGCAATTTCGGCGTGGTCGCGCTGATGAGCGGCTATGGCGTGACGTTCTCGGCCGCCAACATCGCGCTGACCGCGTTTCTCGGCGCCAGCGCGGCCGGCGTGCTGGCCGGCGGCTATCTCGCCGACCGCACCAAGCGTCACGGCAATGTCGCTGCCGCCTGCTTTGCGATCAACGCCGTCATCATCACGATTATTGCGGTGACCAACCTGCCACCGGTCGTGCTGACCGCCGCGATGGGGCTGGCCGGATTCCTCGGCGGCGTCATCGCACCCTCGCGCGACATGCTGGTCCGCAATGCCGCACCGGCAGGCGCTGCCGGCCGCGCCTTCGGCATCGTCTCCACCGGCTTCAATTTCAGCGGCATCCTCTCCCCGCTGCTGTTCGGCTGGATCATGGACCAGCACCTGCCGCATTGGGTGTTCGGCGCGTCCGTCGCCTTCATGGTGCTGACCGTCCTGCTGGCGCTGGTGACGGACCGCAAGCCCGCGGAACCCGCCAAGGCATAA